CTCCCGCGCCGCGCACACTCGTCGACATCCTGCGCGCGAGCGTCGCCGCGCACCCGGACGACCCGGCCGTCGACAACGGCCAGGACGTGCTGACGTACGCCGAATTCGCCCAGGCCGCAGAGCAGTTCGCCGACGCCCTGCACGAGCTGGGCATCGGTTCGGGTGAGCGCATCGGCATCCGCATCCCGTCGGGAACCCTTGATCTGTACGTCGCGATCGCGGGGACGCTCGTCGCGGGCTGCGCGTACGTGCCGGTCGACTTCGACGACCCCGACGAGCGCGCCGACACCGTCTTCGGCGAGGCCGACGTCGCCGCCATCATCGGCAAGGACCTCGTCATCAGCCCCCGCGCGCCGCACGCCGACGACGCCGCGGCGCATGACGACGTGCGCACCGGCGACCCTGCCCTCACCGACGACGCGTGGATCATCTTCACCTCGGGTTCGACGGGCAAGCCGAAGGGCGTGGCCGTCACGCATCGCAACGCTGCGGCGTTCGTCGACGCCGAGGCCAACCTGTTCCTGCAGAACGCACCCATCGCGCCGGGTGATCGCGTCATGGCGGGTCTGTCCGTCGCGTTCGACGCGAGCTGCGAGGAGATGTGGCTCGCGTGGCGCTACGGTGCCTGCCTCGTGCCCGCACCGCGCAGCCTGGTGAAGTCGGGCATGGATCTGGGGCCGTGGCTGACGGCGAACGACATCACGATCATCTCGACGGTGCCGACGCTCGTCGCGCTGTGGCCGCACGAGGCGATCAAGGACGTCCGCCTCGTCATCCTCGGCGGCGAGGCGTGCCCGCCCGAGATCGGTGCCCGTCTCGCGACCGAGGCCCGCGAGGTGTGGAATACCTACGGCCCGACGGAGGCGACCGTCGTCGCCTGCGCCGCGCAGCTGACGGGTGAGCCACCCGTGCGCATCGGCTTGCCCCTCGACGGGTGGGATCTCGCCGTCGTCGACTCCGAGGGCAACCCCGTGCCGCAGGGTGAGGCGGGCGAGCTCATCATCGGCGGCGTCGGCCTCGCGCGCTACCTCGATCCGGCCAAGGACGCGGAGAAGTACGCGCCGATGCCGACGCTCGGGTGGGATCGCGCGTACCGAAGCGGCGACATCGTCGTCAACGATCCGATCGGTCTGACGTTCCAAGGCCGCGCCGACGACCAGATCAAACTCAACGGCCGACGCATCGAGCTCGGCGAGGTCGACTCCGCGCTGCTGCAACTGCCGCACGTCAGTGGTGCGGCTGCGGCGGTGCGTACCTCGGAGACGGGCAACAAGCTGCTCGTCGGCTACCTCACCGTCAAGGACGGCTTCGACCGCAAGGCCGCCACCGCGCACCTGCGCGAGACGATGCCCGCGGCGCTCGTGCCGCAGCTCGCCGTCGTCGACACGCTGCCGACGCGCACCTCCGGCAAGATCGACCGCGATGCGCTGCCATGGCCCCTCGAGATCCCGATGGGTGACGGCGACGGCGAGACGTTCACGGGCACGGCGGCGCGGCTGCAGGAGCTGTTCGCCAGCATCCTGGGCACTCCCCCGACGTCGCCGGACGACAACTTCTTCGACCTCGGCGGCGGCTCGCTGACGGCGGCGCAGCTCGTCGCGCGGCTGCGTGAGACGAACCCGGAGATCACCGTCGCCGACGTCTACGAGGCGAACTCGATCACCGAACTCGCCGCGACGATCGACCAGATGTCCTCTCCCACCGGGCGATTGAACGACAACGTCGTCAAGGTGCGCCGCAGCACGCAGACGTTGCAGGTCGTCGCGTCGCTCGCTGTACGCCAGTTCTCGGCGCTGCGTTGGCTGACGTGGTTGGGTGCCGGCGCGAACCTCGCGCACGCCTCCGGCATGACGTGGGTGCCGACGCTGAGCTGGTGGTGGATCCTCGTGGGCTGGGTGCTGTTCGTCGCCCCGCCGGGGCGGATGCTGCTGGCCGCCGGATTCGCCCGCACCATCCTCGCGGGGGTGACGCCGGGCGCGTACAGCCGCGGTGGACGCACCCACCTGCGCGTCTGGCTCGCCGAACGCATCGCCGACGAACTGGGCGCCACCAACCTCGCCGGTGCGCCGCTCGTCAAGTTCTACGGCCGCCTGCTCGGCTGCGACATCAAGAAGCACGTCGACCTGCACAGCCTGCCGCCCGTCACCGGCTTCCTCACGCTCGGCAAGGGCTGCTCGATCGAGCCCGAGGTGGAGCTGCGCGGGCACTGGATCGACGGTGACACGTTCCATCTCGGACGCATCGAGGTCGGACCGAACGCCCGCGTCGGCACGCGCTCGACGCTGCTGCCCGGCGCCCGCGTCGGCAAGCGCGCGGAGATCGCTCCCGGTTCGGGCGTGTTCGGTCGGGTGCCCGCCGATCAGCTCTGGTCCGGGGCGCCTGCCGAGCACATCGGCACCGCACGCGGCCCGTGGGACGAGCAGGCGCCGCCGAACAAGCCGATCTGGCTCGTCGCGTACGGCGCGACGGGCATCGCCGCGTCGCTCATCCCATCGGTGGGTTCGGCGGCCGGGCTGGCCGTGCTGTGGCCCTGGCTGCGTCACGCCGACTCGGTCGCGGACATCGCCCGCATCGGCGCGATCGGCGTCATCCCGGCGACGCTCGTCGGTTTCGTCGTCACGGCACTCGTCATCCTGGCTGCGGTGCGCGCCCTCGGCCGCGGCCTCGTCGCCGGCCACCACCCGATTCACGGCGGTCAGGGCTGGCGCGCGTGGACGACAATGCGCATCCTCGACGAGGCCCGCACCTGGCTGTTCCCGCTCTACTCGAGCACGCTGACGCCTAATTGGCTGCGCGCGCTCGGCGCGAAGATCGGACGTGAGGTCGAGGCCTCGACCGTGCTCATGCTGCCGAAGATGGCGGACGTCGGCGAGGGCGCGTTCCTCGCCGACGACACCCTCGTCGCCAACTACGAACTCGGCGGCGGCTGGATTCGCATCGCGCCCGTCAAGGTCGGCAAGGGTGCCTTCATCGGCAACTCGGGCATGGCCGCGCCCGGGCGCAAGGTGCCGAAGCGCGGCCTCGTCGCCGTACTGTCGGCCGCGCCCGCACGCGGGGCGGCGAAGAAGGGCACGAGCTGGCTCGGCTCGCCGCCGCAACGTCTGCGCCGCCAGGCCGGTGAGACGGACGCCTCCCGTACCACCGCGCCGCCGACAAAGCTGCGTGTCGCGCGCGCCGTCGTCGAGGCGCTGCGGATCATCCCGCAGTCGCTGCACTCGGCGCTCATCGCCGGTGCAGCGCTGACGATGCTGTGGGTCGCCGACACGCACTCGTGGTGGCTGGCGGCGCTGACGGCAGGATTCGTGCTCGTCGGCTTCGGCGCGCTCGGCGGGGCGTCCGCCGTCATCGCGAAGTGGCTACTGGTCGGGCGCCTGCGCGTCACCGAATACCCGCTGTGGAGTTCGTTCGTGTGGCGCAACGAACTCGCCGACACGTTCACCGAGGTCGTCGCCGCGCCCTGGCTCATCCGCGCCAACGGCGGCACGCCGGTGCTCAACCTGTGGCTGCGCGCGATGGGAGCGAAGATCGGCCACGGCGTGTGGTGCGAGACGTACTGGTTGCCCGAAGCCGACCTCATCCGCCTCGGCGACGGCGCCTGCGTCAACTCGGGTTGTGTCGTGCAGACTCATCTGTTCCACGACCGCATCCTCGCGATGGACACCGTCACCCTCGGCGCCGGCGCGACGCTCGGCCCGAACAGCGTCGTCCTGCCCGCCGCGAAGATCGGCACACACGCGACCGTCGGGCCGACGTCCCTCGTCATGCGCGGCGAGAGCGTGCCTGACAAGACCCGCTGGCTCGGCAATCCCATCGGCCCGTGGATCGAGGACGAGAACCCCGCCGACGCCCGCCGCGACGGCGGCGAGATGGAAACCGACGACGCCGTCGCGCACGATGACGAAGCGGCGCGCACTTCGCAGGGCGCGACCCACGTCGAGTTCCACGACGAACCGTCCTCACCGGTAGCATCCGACGAACACCCCGGCGACGGGCAGCCCGTCACGAACGGCGCCTCCTTCGAGGGACGCGACGCCACGCCGACCGCACGACCCGAAAGCGATTCCTGATGTTCAGCAGCACTCCGAGCGGCGGCGCCGACCCCTACGTCCCGGGTCACGGCGATCTGGCGTTCGGCGTCGATTCCTACGATCTGACCCTCGACTACACGCCCGCCGGTAACCGTCTCGACGCCACGGCCGTGCTCGCCTGCCGCATCGTCGACGACGTGCCGGAGGCCTCGCTCGACGACGGCGGGGTGCGCCGGATCGAACTCGACCTGCATCACCGGCTCAAGGTCGCGAAGCTGACGGTGTCGGGCGCGAAGATGGCGCGGTTCGGCCAGGAGCGTTCGCGGCTGTTCATCCGGTTCGCGCAGCCGCTCGCGCCGGGCGCGCGCTTCACCGTCACCGTCGCCTACAAAGGTTCGCCCGGTCCGATGCGCGGGCCCGATGGCGACGCGGGCTGGGAGGAGCTGGAGAACGGCGTCATCGTCGCGTCGCAGCCCCACGGTTCGCCGACGTGGTTCCCGTGCAACGACCGTGCCGCGGACAAGGCCGTCTACCGCTTCGCCGTGACGACGGATGCCGAGTACCACGTCGTCGCCAATGGCACTCTGCTGCGCCGCCGTCACACGGGCCGACGTGCGACGTGGACGTACGAGTGCACGGCACCCATGTCTCCGTACCTGGCGACGTTGCAGATCGGGCCGTACCAGACCCGTCAGATCCAGGCGAAGCCGACGGACGTCCGCCTCGTCTTCCCGCCTCGTCTGCGTGAGCCGGTCCGAGAGGCGTTCTCCGACCAGCTGCACATGATCGATTTCTTCTCCTCGCGCTTCGGCGCGTACCCCTTCGCCTCGTACACGGCCGTCATCACCGACGACCCGCTCGAGATCCCCCTCGAGTCGCAGACGTTGTCGACGTTCGGTTCGAACTTCGCGAACCGCGGCTGGGACGCGCAGCGCCTCATCGCGCACGAACTCGCGCACCAGTGGTTCGGCAACGCCGTGACGGCGGCGTCGTGGGAGGACATCTGGCTCCACGAGGGTTTCGCCTGCTACAGCGAGTGGCTGTGGAGCGAGGAGATCCATCTCGGGAGCGCCGACCAGCGGGCGCGCGAGGCGTGGCTGCGCCTGTCGCGGCTGCCGAAGGATCTGCGCCTGCACGATCCGGGCCCGAAGGACATGTTCGACGACCGCGTCTACAAGCGCGGAGCGCTGACGCTGCACGCCCTGCGCCTGACGATGGGTGACGCCGCGTTCTTCACGCTGCTGCAGCGATGGGTGGCCGAGAACACCGGCAAGACGGTGACGACGCAGCAGTTCGTGCGGCTCGCCGACGAGGTGGCTGCCGCAGCCGGCGTCGAACCCGTGGGCGCCCTCATCGCCGAGTGGCTCGAGACCCTCCCCCTGCCGCAGCTGCCTGGGCCAGGCTCCACGCGCGTCTGACCCGCTCGAGCCACTGAATGTGGACAGGAATCGCAGATGGGTACGCGGCGCCGCCACCGAAGCGATCCAGGTCACACCAGATGGGTAGGGTGAGGGCATGCCAGCTGATGCACCTGAGCTTCCCGCGTTCACCCCGCGCGAGGACGTCGACGCCTACTTCATCTCCCGCCTCGGGACCCCCGAAGGAGCCCCCGAGGGCGCGCGCCTGTTCGATCCGACGATCCACGTGCAGGGCGCCTGGAACGAGGGCGAGCAGCACCTCGCCGCGTCGGCAGGGCTCATGGTGCACTGCATCGAACAGCACGAGCCGCGCGACGACATGCAGCTTGCGAAGATCACCTTCGACGTCCTCGGCTTCATCCCGCTGCGTCCGACGCTCGTGTCGGTGCGCACGATCCGCCCCGGCCGCACGATCGAACTCGTCGAAGCGACGTTCAGCGTCGACGGACGAACCATCATCGTCGGGCGCGCGTGGCGTCTGTCGAAGCAGGATTCCTCGCCGGTGGCGGGCGCCGACGTGCCCGCCATGCCGGCCCTCGAAGAATGCACCCCCTACAGCATGTCGAGCATGTGGCCGGGCGGCTTCATCCACTCCCTCGACGGCTACGAGGCCGAACCCTACGTGCCGGGCCGACACCGCGTCTGGCTGCGCACGCAGCTGCCGATCGTCATGGGTGAACAGATCACCCCGACGACGCACTTCCTCTCCGTCATCGACGGCGCCAACGGCATCGCCGTCCGCGTCGATCCGCGCGAGTGGATGTACCCCAACGTCGATTTGACGGTGCACCTCTTCCGCCAACCCGACCCCACCGCAACGGGATTCGACACCACCGTCGCGATGGGCGAGAGCGGGCTCGGCGTCACGATGACGTCACTGCACGACATCCACGGCCCCGTCGGACGCATCGCGCAGAGCCTGACGGTCCGCAAGCTCTGACGCGCGATGTTGCCCGGGAATCGTCAGTGGGTGAACTGCACGCCCTGGGAGGCGTCGAGCACGACGCCGACGCGGGCGCCGGGCTCGAGCGCGGCCGGTTCGACGTCGCCGGGGTAGGCCACAGCAGCCAGCTCCAGCATGGGCAGCGCATCGAGCCGGACGCTCACGCGCGTCAACTCGTCCGCCACCGCGCTGTGCACGATGCTCGCCGCCAGCGCGCGGGGGGCCCGGGCGTCACGCGCTCCGGCCGCTTCGCCCCACGAGGAACCATGCGTCGCCCCGGCGTCACGCATTGCGACACCGTCTCCCGAAGAGGAGCCGGACGCCGTTCCTGTCGCAACCACCCGTAGGGCACTCTGACGCAACTTCCAACGCCCCGGCGCGAGGCCCACCGCTGTCGCCTCGTCGGGGTCCAGGGTCGTCGTGAAGCCGAGGAAATCGGCGGTGTCTTCGTCGGACGGCACGGCCCACACCTCAGGCGCGGCACCGTGCTGGACGATGCGTCCGTCGCGCATGACGGCGATGTCGTCGGCGACGGTGAGCGCCTCGCCGTGATCGTGCGTGACGAACAGTGCGGTCGCGTTCTCGGCGGTGAGGATGGCCCGCAGATCGGTCGACAACCGCTCGCGCAGGCCTCTGTCGAGGGCCGAGAGCGGCTCGTCGAGGAGCAACAACCGCGGTCGCACCGCGAGGGCCCGCGCGAGCGCCACACGCTGCTGTTGACCGCCGGAAAGCGTTGCGGGAGAACGCTTCTCGTAGCCAGGCAGCCCGACGAGGTCGAGCAGTTGCCCGACGCGTGCGGCCTGCTCGGCGCGCCCCACACCACGTCGCGCCAGCCCGTAGGCGACGTTCGCGGCGACGTCGAGGTGCCCGAACAGTTGGCCGTCCTGGAACATCAGCGCGAAGTCGCGCTTGTGCGTCGGCACGCGCGTCACGTCGTCGCCGTCGAAGCTGACGCGCCCCGCGTCGAGACGCTGCAAGCCTGCGACGGCGCGCAGCAGCGTCGACTTGCCGCAGCCGCTCGGGCCGAGGACGGCGAGCACGCGCCCGGCGTCGACGGTGACATCGACGTCGTCGAGCGCCGGTGACTCCTGGCCGGCGAACGTCACGCGGGCGCCGCTGACGACGAGCCCGCGCGCCG
This region of Dermacoccus nishinomiyaensis genomic DNA includes:
- a CDS encoding Pls/PosA family non-ribosomal peptide synthetase, producing MTRPDDTTPQAPVPTEPEAAEPEPSGTRDPLLRGDLAPAPRTLVDILRASVAAHPDDPAVDNGQDVLTYAEFAQAAEQFADALHELGIGSGERIGIRIPSGTLDLYVAIAGTLVAGCAYVPVDFDDPDERADTVFGEADVAAIIGKDLVISPRAPHADDAAAHDDVRTGDPALTDDAWIIFTSGSTGKPKGVAVTHRNAAAFVDAEANLFLQNAPIAPGDRVMAGLSVAFDASCEEMWLAWRYGACLVPAPRSLVKSGMDLGPWLTANDITIISTVPTLVALWPHEAIKDVRLVILGGEACPPEIGARLATEAREVWNTYGPTEATVVACAAQLTGEPPVRIGLPLDGWDLAVVDSEGNPVPQGEAGELIIGGVGLARYLDPAKDAEKYAPMPTLGWDRAYRSGDIVVNDPIGLTFQGRADDQIKLNGRRIELGEVDSALLQLPHVSGAAAAVRTSETGNKLLVGYLTVKDGFDRKAATAHLRETMPAALVPQLAVVDTLPTRTSGKIDRDALPWPLEIPMGDGDGETFTGTAARLQELFASILGTPPTSPDDNFFDLGGGSLTAAQLVARLRETNPEITVADVYEANSITELAATIDQMSSPTGRLNDNVVKVRRSTQTLQVVASLAVRQFSALRWLTWLGAGANLAHASGMTWVPTLSWWWILVGWVLFVAPPGRMLLAAGFARTILAGVTPGAYSRGGRTHLRVWLAERIADELGATNLAGAPLVKFYGRLLGCDIKKHVDLHSLPPVTGFLTLGKGCSIEPEVELRGHWIDGDTFHLGRIEVGPNARVGTRSTLLPGARVGKRAEIAPGSGVFGRVPADQLWSGAPAEHIGTARGPWDEQAPPNKPIWLVAYGATGIAASLIPSVGSAAGLAVLWPWLRHADSVADIARIGAIGVIPATLVGFVVTALVILAAVRALGRGLVAGHHPIHGGQGWRAWTTMRILDEARTWLFPLYSSTLTPNWLRALGAKIGREVEASTVLMLPKMADVGEGAFLADDTLVANYELGGGWIRIAPVKVGKGAFIGNSGMAAPGRKVPKRGLVAVLSAAPARGAAKKGTSWLGSPPQRLRRQAGETDASRTTAPPTKLRVARAVVEALRIIPQSLHSALIAGAALTMLWVADTHSWWLAALTAGFVLVGFGALGGASAVIAKWLLVGRLRVTEYPLWSSFVWRNELADTFTEVVAAPWLIRANGGTPVLNLWLRAMGAKIGHGVWCETYWLPEADLIRLGDGACVNSGCVVQTHLFHDRILAMDTVTLGAGATLGPNSVVLPAAKIGTHATVGPTSLVMRGESVPDKTRWLGNPIGPWIEDENPADARRDGGEMETDDAVAHDDEAARTSQGATHVEFHDEPSSPVASDEHPGDGQPVTNGASFEGRDATPTARPESDS
- a CDS encoding M1 family metallopeptidase, translating into MFSSTPSGGADPYVPGHGDLAFGVDSYDLTLDYTPAGNRLDATAVLACRIVDDVPEASLDDGGVRRIELDLHHRLKVAKLTVSGAKMARFGQERSRLFIRFAQPLAPGARFTVTVAYKGSPGPMRGPDGDAGWEELENGVIVASQPHGSPTWFPCNDRAADKAVYRFAVTTDAEYHVVANGTLLRRRHTGRRATWTYECTAPMSPYLATLQIGPYQTRQIQAKPTDVRLVFPPRLREPVREAFSDQLHMIDFFSSRFGAYPFASYTAVITDDPLEIPLESQTLSTFGSNFANRGWDAQRLIAHELAHQWFGNAVTAASWEDIWLHEGFACYSEWLWSEEIHLGSADQRAREAWLRLSRLPKDLRLHDPGPKDMFDDRVYKRGALTLHALRLTMGDAAFFTLLQRWVAENTGKTVTTQQFVRLADEVAAAAGVEPVGALIAEWLETLPLPQLPGPGSTRV
- a CDS encoding thioesterase family protein — protein: MPADAPELPAFTPREDVDAYFISRLGTPEGAPEGARLFDPTIHVQGAWNEGEQHLAASAGLMVHCIEQHEPRDDMQLAKITFDVLGFIPLRPTLVSVRTIRPGRTIELVEATFSVDGRTIIVGRAWRLSKQDSSPVAGADVPAMPALEECTPYSMSSMWPGGFIHSLDGYEAEPYVPGRHRVWLRTQLPIVMGEQITPTTHFLSVIDGANGIAVRVDPREWMYPNVDLTVHLFRQPDPTATGFDTTVAMGESGLGVTMTSLHDIHGPVGRIAQSLTVRKL
- a CDS encoding ABC transporter ATP-binding protein, which produces MTSGGERADGERAAEAARGLVVSGARVTFAGQESPALDDVDVTVDAGRVLAVLGPSGCGKSTLLRAVAGLQRLDAGRVSFDGDDVTRVPTHKRDFALMFQDGQLFGHLDVAANVAYGLARRGVGRAEQAARVGQLLDLVGLPGYEKRSPATLSGGQQQRVALARALAVRPRLLLLDEPLSALDRGLRERLSTDLRAILTAENATALFVTHDHGEALTVADDIAVMRDGRIVQHGAAPEVWAVPSDEDTADFLGFTTTLDPDEATAVGLAPGRWKLRQSALRVVATGTASGSSSGDGVAMRDAGATHGSSWGEAAGARDARAPRALAASIVHSAVADELTRVSVRLDALPMLELAAVAYPGDVEPAALEPGARVGVVLDASQGVQFTH